One window from the genome of Macaca fascicularis isolate 582-1 chromosome 7, T2T-MFA8v1.1 encodes:
- the EIF3J gene encoding eukaryotic translation initiation factor 3 subunit J isoform X1, with protein MAAAAAAAGDSDSWDADAFSVEDPVRKVGGGGTAGGDRWEGEDEDEDVKDNWDDDDDEKKEEAEVKPEVKISEKKKIAEKIKEKERQQKKRQEEIKKRLEEPEEPKVLTPEEQLADKLRLKKLQEESDLELAKETFGVNNTVYGIDAMNPSSRDDFTEFGKLLKDKITQYEKSLYYASFLEVLVRDVCISLEIDDLKKITNSLTVLCSEKQKQEKQSKAKKKKKGVVPGGGLKATMKDDLADYGGYDGGYVQDYEDFM; from the exons atggcggcggcggcggcggcggcaggggACTCGGACTCCTGGG ACGCGGACGCGTTCTCCGTGGAAGACCCAGTGCGGAAGGTGGGGGGCGGCGGCACTGCCGGCGGGGACCGCTGGGAAGGCGAGGACGAGGACGAGGACGTCAAG GATAACTgggatgacgatgatgatgaaaaaaaagaggaagcagaAGTCAAACCAG aggtaaaaatttcagaaaagaaaaaaatagcagaaaagataaaagagaaagaacggcaacagaagaaaaggcaagaagaaattaaaaagagg TTAGAAGAACCTGAAGAACCTAAAGTGCTAACACCAGAAGAACAATTAGCAGATAAACTTCGGCTAAAGAAATTACAGGAAGAGTCAGACCTCGAATTAGCAAAGGAAACTTTTG GTGTTAATAATACAGTTTATGGAATAGATGCTATGAACCCATCTTCAAGAGATGACTTTACAGAGTTTGGAAAGTtactaaaagataaaattacaCAATATGAAAAATCACTATATTATGCCAGTTTTTTGGAAGTCTTAGTTCGAGATGTGTGTATTTCAT tggaaattgATGACTTGAAAAAAATTACCAATTCACTGACTGTGCTTTGCAGTGAAAAACAGAAGCAAGAAAAG CAAAGCAAagccaaaaagaagaagaaaggtgtGGTTCCTGGAGGGGGATTAAAAGCCACCATGAAAGATGATCTGGCAGATTATGGTGGTTATGATGGAGGATATGTACAAGACTATGAAGACTTCATGTGA
- the EIF3J gene encoding eukaryotic translation initiation factor 3 subunit J isoform X2 — MEGLERSRMPFRAQDNWDDDDDEKKEEAEVKPEVKISEKKKIAEKIKEKERQQKKRQEEIKKRLEEPEEPKVLTPEEQLADKLRLKKLQEESDLELAKETFGVNNTVYGIDAMNPSSRDDFTEFGKLLKDKITQYEKSLYYASFLEVLVRDVCISLEIDDLKKITNSLTVLCSEKQKQEKQSKAKKKKKGVVPGGGLKATMKDDLADYGGYDGGYVQDYEDFM, encoded by the exons ATGGAAGGTCTTGAAAGAAGTCGCATGCCTTTTCGAGCTCAG GATAACTgggatgacgatgatgatgaaaaaaaagaggaagcagaAGTCAAACCAG aggtaaaaatttcagaaaagaaaaaaatagcagaaaagataaaagagaaagaacggcaacagaagaaaaggcaagaagaaattaaaaagagg TTAGAAGAACCTGAAGAACCTAAAGTGCTAACACCAGAAGAACAATTAGCAGATAAACTTCGGCTAAAGAAATTACAGGAAGAGTCAGACCTCGAATTAGCAAAGGAAACTTTTG GTGTTAATAATACAGTTTATGGAATAGATGCTATGAACCCATCTTCAAGAGATGACTTTACAGAGTTTGGAAAGTtactaaaagataaaattacaCAATATGAAAAATCACTATATTATGCCAGTTTTTTGGAAGTCTTAGTTCGAGATGTGTGTATTTCAT tggaaattgATGACTTGAAAAAAATTACCAATTCACTGACTGTGCTTTGCAGTGAAAAACAGAAGCAAGAAAAG CAAAGCAAagccaaaaagaagaagaaaggtgtGGTTCCTGGAGGGGGATTAAAAGCCACCATGAAAGATGATCTGGCAGATTATGGTGGTTATGATGGAGGATATGTACAAGACTATGAAGACTTCATGTGA